Sequence from the Candidatus Delongbacteria bacterium genome:
TTCATCAACCAGACCGTCGGTACCGGTTTCAGCACCTTCGCCGCCTGCCCCGTGGGCACCGCCGCTGGCGTGGCCGCTGGCGACTACATCGGTGGACAGGGAACCGCCGGCGACGTGATCTACGAGCGTTCCGGTGCCGCCTGGGTGGCCTACGCCTGGTCCGCCGCCTGGACCGGCCTGACCTTCACCTACAACAACGCCTACCTGTATCGCAACAACAGCGGCAGCGCCCAGAGCCTGGTCATTGCCGGTGACGTGATCGCCGAAGGCACCAACCTGACCATGCGCAACTTCACGACCGGTTTCAATGGTTTCGGCAACCCCCTGCCCATGAACGTGGACCTGGACTCCGACGACCTGACCCTGGCCGCTGACGGCTTCAGCGCCGGCGACATCATCTACGCCCACAACGGAACCGCCTGGGTGGCCTTCACCTACAACGGAACCACCTACGGTCTGGACCTGCTGGCCGGTGAGTCCTATCTGGTCAAGATCAACAGCGCCGCCTTCACCTGGGATTACACCGTTGGTGCCGCCCCCGCCGCCGTGCAGGCTCCCGCCACCCGCAAGGTGTCCAAGACCCAGACGATCAGCGCCCTGAACTAAGGTCAGCGTACCTGTCAACAGCCAAACAACGGAGACTACAATGAAGAAAATGATCCTTTCCGCCGCTGTTCTGGGCCTGGCCGCCACCGCGATGGCCGAGTACCAGATCGACTTCGATCCCACCATGCTGCCCGTCGGCCATGGCTATCCCAGCTGCGTTGCCAACATTGGCTTCGTCGCCCCCGGCACCGCCTATGATGCCGTGATGTCCGGACCCTCCGGTTTCCCCGAGATGTATCATGCCGTGTGGACCAACGACGGTCAGGTGTTCAGCCCGACCCCCATCAACTCCATCGACATGTCCTTTGATTGCAACGGCCAGATGGTGACCTACAGTGTGCCCTTCCAGCCGTTCAGCACCTTCTACCTGCCCGGCCCCGCCAATCCCCCGGCCGGCCCGACCGACTTCGGCGTTGACATGAGCGGCAGCTGCGAAGGTATCGTCACCGATACCGAAGACCTGCCCGTCGCTTTCGACCTGGGCAATGCCTTCCCGAACCCCTTCAACCCCAGCACCACGATCAGCTTCGCCCTGCCGACCGCTGAGCTCGTGAAGCTGAACATCTTCAACATCACCGGTCAGAAGGTTGCCACCCTGGCCAACGAGATGATGGTTCGCGGCACCCACGAAGTGACCTTCGATGCCTCCGCCCTGAGCAGCGGCGTGTACATGTACACCATCGAAGCCGGCGACTTCACCGCCACCAAGAAGATGGTCCTGGTGAAGTAATTCACCCGAACCCGTATTCTGCGAGCGGCCCGTCTTCGGACGGGCCGCTTTTGTTTTTGCCTGCGGCGATCCGACAAGCGATGTTGTACTTCGTTCAAACGGTTCATGCGCCACTCCTGCGAGCGAGACGATCATTCCCCTTGTGTTGCGTTCTGACCGGAAGTCCCCTTCTTGTCCATGCATCGGTCCTGGAGGTTCACCATGATGACACGCTTCCTTTCCGCCGCCGTTCTGGGCCTGGCCGCCACCGCGATGGCCGAGTACCAGATCGATTTCGATCCCACCATGCTGCCCGCCGGCCATGGTGAGCCCTCCTGCGTGGCCCACATCGGCTTCGTGGCCCCCGGCACCGCCTACAACGCCGTGATGTCCGGCCCCTCCGGCTTCCCCGAGATGTACCATGCCGTGTGGACCAACGACGGCCAGATCTTCAGCCCGACCCCGATCAACTCCATTGACTTGTTCTTCTATTGCAGTGGCCAGAGGACCTTCAGCGTGGCCTTCGCCCCGTTCAGCACCTTCTACCTGCCTGGGCCTGCCAACCCGCCTGCCGGTCCGACCAACTTCGGCGTCGATGTCGGTAATTGCGATATGGGAATCATCAGCGTTGATGACCTGCCCGTGGTCTTCGAGCTTGCGGAGCCTTTCCCCAATCCATTCAATCCCAGCAGCACGATCAGCTTCGCCCTGCCGACGGCTGAGCTCGTGAAGCTGAACATCTTCAACATCACCGGTCAGAAGGTTGCCACCCTGGCCAACGAGATGATGGTTCGCGGCACCCACGAAGTGACCTTCGATGCCTTCGCCCTTAGCAGCGGGGTGTACATGGTCACCATCGAAGCCGGCAACTTCACGGCCACCAGGAAGATGGTCCTGATGAAGTGATTCACCCGGACCAGTGTTCTGCGAGCGGTCCGTCTTTGGACGAGCCGCTTTTCATTTGCTTTCACGCAGGCAGGCAGCGATGTTCGCAGCGGAATCGGAGGTCAGCGGATGCGACGACATGCTGGACGGTCGAAAGCTGGCCCGAGGCGGACATCGGAGACGCGTCACCGGAACCAATGGGCAGGGAGGGCATCATGACACGCTTGCTGCTTTGGATTGTCTTTCTGGGTCTCGCCGCACGTGCCGAGGCGGAGTTCCAGATTGACATCGACCCCGGCCAGCTGCCGCAGGGCATGGAGATCGTGGCCATCAACGCCTGTTTCAACAGCCCCAATGGCATCCCGCTGGGGTGCTACGACGCCGTGGTATCCGGCCCTTCCGGAACACCAGCGATGTACCACGTCGTCTGGGCAATCGACTCGGTGCTGAACCAGGCCTGGGTTTCAAGCATCACACTCGACTATCTGTGTGGTGATGTCATCCGCACATCCAGTCTTGCTCCCGGCCAGTACGAAATGTGGTACTTCCCGGGCCCGGCCAATCCGCCGGTCGCGCCAACCGGTTTCCCCGGAATTGATCCCAACATGCAGTGCCGTTCCTCCCAGGCTGAAGATCTTCCCGTGGACTTCGCGCTGAACCCCGCCTTTCCCAATCCCTTCAATCCCAGCACGACCATTCGCTTCACTCTGCCGACCGCCGAGTTCGTCAGGTTGACCGTCTTTGATCTGGCCGGGCGACAGATGGCCACCCTGGCCAACGAGATGCTGGCGCGCGGCACTCACGACATGATCTTCGATGCGTCTGCGCTGGGCAGCGGCGTGTACATGGTCACTATCGAAGCCGGCAACTCCACCGCCACACGAAAAGTGCTTCTGCTGAAGTGATGCGTTCTGTTGGTCGTCATTGAATGGACCAGACAAAGGGAGAACAGATGAGAACAGCAATCACACTCGGGATTGCATGCGCCCTGTCGGTGCCAGCAATTGCCGAATACCAGATAGACCTCGATCCTTCCAGTCTCCCTCATGGATTCAATTACTCAGGCGTCAGCGGTTGTCTGTCAGGAATGGATGGCAATCCGCTGGGTTGTTTTGATGCCGTGATCTCGGGATCGAGCGGCTTTCCCGTCATGGATCATGCCGTCTGGACAATTGATGCCCAAGTACAGCTGGCATGGTTCAGCAGTATGATCCTGAGCATCGAGTGCAATGGATACCCACTGGTGTACACATTGGACTATGCCCCGTCCGAAGTCGTGTACCATGCAGGACCTGCCGATCCACCGATGAGTGGTCCGACGGATTTTGGTGTGGACAGCACCATCGACTGTCTGACATACACGGCTGATGCCATCGACCAACCCGGGCAATTCACATTGGGCCATGCTTTCCCGAATCCCTTCAACCCCAGCACCACCATCCCCTTCGCGCTGCCTGCTGCCGAGAAGGTGACGCTGACTGTCTTCAACATCCACGGTCAGAAGGTCGCCAGCCTGGCCGAGGGCTTGATGGTTCGCGGCACCCACGAAGTGACCTTCGATGCCTCCGCCCTGAGCAGCGGCGTGTACA
This genomic interval carries:
- a CDS encoding T9SS type A sorting domain-containing protein: MKKMILSAAVLGLAATAMAEYQIDFDPTMLPVGHGYPSCVANIGFVAPGTAYDAVMSGPSGFPEMYHAVWTNDGQVFSPTPINSIDMSFDCNGQMVTYSVPFQPFSTFYLPGPANPPAGPTDFGVDMSGSCEGIVTDTEDLPVAFDLGNAFPNPFNPSTTISFALPTAELVKLNIFNITGQKVATLANEMMVRGTHEVTFDASALSSGVYMYTIEAGDFTATKKMVLVK
- a CDS encoding T9SS type A sorting domain-containing protein gives rise to the protein MMTRFLSAAVLGLAATAMAEYQIDFDPTMLPAGHGEPSCVAHIGFVAPGTAYNAVMSGPSGFPEMYHAVWTNDGQIFSPTPINSIDLFFYCSGQRTFSVAFAPFSTFYLPGPANPPAGPTNFGVDVGNCDMGIISVDDLPVVFELAEPFPNPFNPSSTISFALPTAELVKLNIFNITGQKVATLANEMMVRGTHEVTFDAFALSSGVYMVTIEAGNFTATRKMVLMK
- a CDS encoding T9SS type A sorting domain-containing protein, coding for MTRLLLWIVFLGLAARAEAEFQIDIDPGQLPQGMEIVAINACFNSPNGIPLGCYDAVVSGPSGTPAMYHVVWAIDSVLNQAWVSSITLDYLCGDVIRTSSLAPGQYEMWYFPGPANPPVAPTGFPGIDPNMQCRSSQAEDLPVDFALNPAFPNPFNPSTTIRFTLPTAEFVRLTVFDLAGRQMATLANEMLARGTHDMIFDASALGSGVYMVTIEAGNSTATRKVLLLK
- a CDS encoding T9SS type A sorting domain-containing protein; protein product: MRTAITLGIACALSVPAIAEYQIDLDPSSLPHGFNYSGVSGCLSGMDGNPLGCFDAVISGSSGFPVMDHAVWTIDAQVQLAWFSSMILSIECNGYPLVYTLDYAPSEVVYHAGPADPPMSGPTDFGVDSTIDCLTYTADAIDQPGQFTLGHAFPNPFNPSTTIPFALPAAEKVTLTVFNIHGQKVASLAEGLMVRGTHEVTFDASALSSGVYMVTIEAGDFTATRKMVLLK